From Thermoleophilaceae bacterium, one genomic window encodes:
- a CDS encoding gamma-glutamyl-gamma-aminobutyrate hydrolase family protein: MPRPLIGLCASLEIARYGAWEELCDLLPRMYSTAVQEAGGLAVILPPDDDVARDPGELLGRLDALVLAGGGDIDPASYGARPHAETKNTREDRDRFELALAHRALERDVPLLGVCRGMQMLNVASGGTLIQHVPDALGSDSHLHTPGAFGDHEVELEPGSLAARAVGSGTTTVKSHHHQGVDELGEGLRATGHAAGDGLVEAIELPDRAFALGVLWHPEADEASRVIAALVEQAGG; this comes from the coding sequence ATGCCACGGCCGCTGATCGGGCTCTGCGCCTCGCTCGAGATTGCGCGCTACGGCGCGTGGGAGGAGCTCTGCGACCTGCTGCCCCGGATGTACTCCACGGCAGTGCAGGAGGCCGGCGGCCTGGCCGTGATCCTCCCGCCCGACGACGACGTGGCCCGCGACCCCGGCGAGCTGCTCGGCCGCCTCGATGCCCTCGTGCTCGCCGGCGGGGGTGACATCGATCCCGCCTCCTACGGGGCCCGGCCGCACGCCGAGACCAAGAACACGCGCGAGGACCGCGACCGCTTCGAGCTCGCACTCGCGCACCGGGCGCTCGAGCGCGACGTCCCCCTGCTCGGTGTCTGCCGCGGCATGCAGATGCTCAACGTGGCCAGCGGCGGGACCCTCATCCAGCACGTGCCTGACGCGCTGGGCAGCGACAGCCACCTCCACACCCCGGGCGCCTTCGGCGACCACGAGGTCGAGCTCGAGCCCGGCTCCCTGGCCGCGCGCGCGGTGGGGTCGGGCACCACCACCGTGAAGTCACACCACCACCAGGGCGTGGACGAGCTCGGCGAGGGGCTGCGCGCCACCGGCCACGCCGCAGGCGACGGCCTCGTGGAGGCCATCGAGCTCCCCGATCGCGCGTTTGCCCTCGGCGTCCTCTGGCACCCCGAGGCCGACGAGGCCAGCCGGGTGATCGCGGCTCTGGTGGAGCAGGCGGGCGGCTAG
- a CDS encoding type IV toxin-antitoxin system AbiEi family antitoxin domain-containing protein: protein MRNETDIYHRIGGECRPRHVDLLLADLALRQHGVVARWQLLERGVSARAIERRLDSGHLHRVHQGVYAVGHRMLTQRSRWMAAVLAGGRGAVLSHRSAAALWGILADGRRTIEVTVSRDRRPRARIQVHVSVVPPDERTVVDGIPVTTVPRTLFDLAAVVTRRQVERAWHEADVARLWDALSLPDLLARYPRRRGSATVRAVLDTRLADVPVTRNEFEERFVLFVAETALTQPEMNAIITVAGRTFEIDALWRAERLAVELDSYGVHGTRGKFESDRERDRILQVAGLRTARVTWRQLTGAPAALERDLRALLALGG, encoded by the coding sequence GTGCGCAACGAAACCGACATCTACCACCGCATCGGTGGAGAATGTCGGCCTCGTCACGTCGACCTGCTGCTGGCAGACCTCGCGCTGCGCCAGCACGGCGTGGTGGCCCGATGGCAGCTGCTGGAGCGAGGCGTGAGCGCCCGGGCAATCGAGCGACGGCTCGACAGCGGCCACCTGCATCGGGTGCATCAGGGCGTCTACGCGGTCGGCCACCGGATGCTCACCCAGCGCTCACGCTGGATGGCGGCCGTCCTGGCGGGCGGCCGGGGCGCCGTGCTGTCGCACCGCTCCGCGGCGGCGCTGTGGGGCATCCTCGCGGACGGGCGGCGCACGATAGAGGTCACCGTCTCGCGCGATCGCCGGCCACGAGCACGGATCCAGGTCCACGTCTCAGTCGTGCCTCCGGACGAGCGGACGGTGGTGGACGGCATCCCGGTGACCACCGTGCCGCGCACGCTGTTCGACCTGGCGGCGGTGGTGACCCGGCGGCAGGTGGAGCGCGCGTGGCACGAGGCGGATGTGGCCAGGCTCTGGGACGCGCTCTCGCTGCCGGACCTGCTCGCCCGCTATCCCCGGCGCCGCGGCTCGGCCACCGTCCGGGCCGTCCTCGACACACGGCTGGCAGACGTGCCCGTCACTCGCAACGAGTTCGAGGAGCGCTTCGTCCTCTTCGTCGCAGAAACGGCTCTGACACAACCGGAGATGAACGCGATCATCACCGTGGCCGGCCGCACATTCGAGATCGATGCCCTCTGGCGCGCCGAAAGACTGGCTGTGGAGCTCGACTCCTACGGCGTGCACGGCACGCGAGGGAAGTTCGAGAGCGACCGCGAGAGGGATCGCATCCTGCAGGTGGCCGGCCTGCGCACCGCGCGCGTGACCTGGCGGCAGCTCACCGGTGCGCCCGCCGCGCTGGAGCGCGACCTGCGCGCGCTGCTCGCCCTGGGAGGCTAG